In Methanococcoides sp. LMO-2, the genomic stretch AGAAGGGCAAGGAGGGGAATTACTCCTTTTAGGCTTCCGTTGATGATACCTTCATTTTGCTTAAAAGACATGAGAAATTCCTTTTGCTTTATTACGAAATCGATGGCTGCCTATTGTTGAGAGTGGGAATAATAACATTGCTTATTAATTTTCTGATTTTTACCATTAACAAATGTGAACCTGCTAAAGAATATGCAAATCTATAAATTATCAAAAACGAATATTAAAAAGAGGTATTAGATATGGATAAAGGATTCTCAAAAGACCTGAATGAATTGATGCAGTTCCCGACAGAGGGAATTTTCAGTACGGTTCTTGCCAATGACGAAGGCTACAATTATACTTTGATGTGCCTTGCTGCCGGAACGAACATTGATGAGCATACTTCTACGAAAACAGGAGTGGTTCAGGTATTGAAAGGAAAAGGCGTTTTCAGGTTGTTCGATAAGGCCATCGAGATGAAAGAAGGAACCTTTATTTTCATGCCGGCAAATGCACCTCACTCCCTTCATGCAGATGAGGATCTGGCAATATTGCTCTGTCTGACTAAGTGATTTTGATCAAAGGAAGGTGGGGAGGGTTAAAAAACATTATCTCACCTCATTTTGGCATATCCCACATTTCAGTTCTTTTCTTTAGTTCTCTTCCCATGAGAATTAAGACTGAAAGTCTCATCGATCTTCCCACTCTGCATCATCCAGCATTCCGTAACATCAACCACCTTCTCCACAGCATCGATTATAATGCCATCAGCAGTTGCTATCACAGAATCCGCCCCCGCTTCCTTAAGGTCGAAATCCACATGTTTTGAGGTTCTTGAATTGGCTTTAAAGTTATTACTTTTGGCCTTTTCTCGGATATACTGTGCCAATTTCCCGCTGTTGCTCATCTGTGAATCAAGAAGGATAGTAGCTGATTTTAATTTCAAAGCCGAAAGAGTTGCCAGCATCTCATCAATTGCCAGGAAGGTCGTATCCGTGATCCTGTGATTTCCGAATATTCCACTGGTATCACGCAGGAATCCATCGTCTGCAGACCACACTGGTTCATTTTTCAGTGCACTTTCTATGGTTATTATGACGTTGTAACCGTCAACTAGAACGTCGCATCCTTCTAACCTTGAGCAACTGAGTTTCTTTTTACTGCGTCTTTCTGCAGTTTCGGAT encodes the following:
- a CDS encoding DUF434 domain-containing protein, whose protein sequence is MSDGQPLPVNKLREKLLEPATDIRYLLSKGYVRKSAITFVSNHYRLTEHERHVLARLVLSSETAERRSKKKLSCSRLEGCDVLVDGYNVIITIESALKNEPVWSADDGFLRDTSGIFGNHRITDTTFLAIDEMLATLSALKLKSATILLDSQMSNSGKLAQYIREKAKSNNFKANSRTSKHVDFDLKEAGADSVIATADGIIIDAVEKVVDVTECWMMQSGKIDETFSLNSHGKRTKEKN
- a CDS encoding cupin domain-containing protein codes for the protein MDKGFSKDLNELMQFPTEGIFSTVLANDEGYNYTLMCLAAGTNIDEHTSTKTGVVQVLKGKGVFRLFDKAIEMKEGTFIFMPANAPHSLHADEDLAILLCLTK